In Persicimonas caeni, a single window of DNA contains:
- a CDS encoding cytochrome c3 family protein, whose translation MRRRRRHIKKRRRAWLRGGVLALVLTALFAGCQTRQSTVPAELREGESPDYRSLLADEPARLRPRNHEVGWLERHGVAARAMSSDCMSCHQEEDCASCHTENLAKPLTVHPPNFETIHAIDAHLDQDNCTDCHKVETFCASCHIRTRVSAIEPNDPPTRVEFHPPGWLNASSPNNHGVAARRNITDCASCHQERDCVTCHQGINPHPPQFRLNCGRWLEADPRACVTCHADLSALKRRCL comes from the coding sequence TTGAGACGACGACGCCGACACATCAAAAAGCGGCGCCGAGCGTGGCTCCGAGGGGGCGTGCTGGCTCTCGTGCTCACCGCCCTCTTCGCTGGCTGCCAGACGCGCCAGAGCACGGTGCCGGCCGAGTTGCGCGAGGGTGAGTCGCCCGACTATCGCTCGCTGCTCGCCGACGAGCCGGCCAGGCTGCGCCCGCGCAACCACGAGGTCGGCTGGCTCGAGCGCCACGGCGTGGCCGCCCGCGCCATGTCGAGTGACTGCATGAGTTGCCACCAAGAGGAAGACTGCGCGTCGTGCCACACCGAGAATCTGGCGAAGCCACTGACGGTCCACCCACCTAATTTCGAGACGATCCACGCCATCGACGCCCACCTCGACCAGGACAACTGCACCGACTGCCACAAGGTGGAGACGTTCTGCGCGTCGTGCCACATCCGCACGCGGGTCAGCGCCATCGAGCCCAACGACCCGCCGACGCGCGTGGAGTTCCACCCACCCGGCTGGCTCAACGCCTCGTCGCCGAACAACCACGGCGTGGCCGCCCGGCGCAATATCACCGACTGCGCGAGCTGCCACCAAGAACGCGATTGCGTGACCTGTCACCAGGGCATCAATCCGCACCCGCCGCAGTTTCGCTTGAATTGTGGGAGATGGTTGGAAGCAGATCCGCGAGCATGTGTGACGTGTCATGCGGATCTGAGCGCCTTGAAGAGGCGCTGCCTCTAA